The following proteins come from a genomic window of Rutidosis leptorrhynchoides isolate AG116_Rl617_1_P2 chromosome 10, CSIRO_AGI_Rlap_v1, whole genome shotgun sequence:
- the LOC139872368 gene encoding protein REBELOTE yields MGKLGKKARKFAKKNLPSVLKQQRKNKIVYKKRPKNDRKDVAEKEVVKTTELSNGRDSENEVKLSTSLDALFAEDENVMVFDDSDSDGYLSEDPSSETLTGNGNNVYLEGDGDERTLSVQNQKDYEELAKHKKLLEKLKNKDPKFVKFLQSYNKDEMSQNHELYSDDEDEDLLVLDDSAKSTRKVLTCSTISMWSKQVKEEQNESALVSLINAYRAACHFGPEESGPIIQDSETFSNIYTFMLCEGDNIFRALLKLPSPNCKKETLLELKNTSRWKKVKPMIKSYLRSTLFLLKQVTDSEILSFSVSHWRPFIVFFAAFPSLLSRLIQIIVPLWATGGGNLSANSSLVLQDVVSVCGSNYFDVCFSKTYKAYIARCRTMETVDPKHIEFLKDSVVKLCSLDMEKSCTKALVSIQQLANILRHARQKENKEAIRKIYSWQYTRCIAIWVQFIATNVTECDIQSLLYTMIQLINGIAYLFPGPRYLPLRIQCVQWLNKLSSSSGVFIPVASLILDMLEYKVSKEGGGKSKKSINLASNLKLPKFWLKSHNFVDQCVYSAVELLVVHFIHWSYHITFPEVATIPLIRLGKFHEKSTVESLKRVVKRLMEQVKNNVEFVQKKREDVAFSPKDHEYVDLFLQFEKGTLNTPFTQYYKSVIAKAASMMFASPQEAERVKRKKMHDVGNAINLDNKVIELEETRSIAANGDDTNSKGKKRRVVGN; encoded by the exons ATGGGGAAGCTAGGGAAGAAAGCTCGTAAATTCGCCAAGAAGAATCTTCCATCGGTGCTCAAACAACAACGCAAAAACAAAATCGTCTACAAAAAAAGACCTAAAA ATGATAGAAAAGATGTTGCTGAAAAAGAAGTAGTGAAGACAACAGAGTTGTCTAATGGGAG GGATTCCGAAAATGAAGTCAAACTGAGTACTTCTCTTGATGCATTATTTGCGGAGGATGAAAATGTTATGGTTTTCGATGATTCTGATAGTGATGGGTACCTTTCAGAG GATCCAAGCAGTGAAACTCTCACGGGAAATGGCAATAATGTTTATTTAGAAG GTGATGGGGATGAACGTACTTTGTCTGTTCAGAATCAAAAGGATTATGAAGAACTTGCAAAGCATAAGAAATTATTGGAAAAATTGAAGAATAAA GATCCAAAGTTTGTCAAGTTTTTACAAAGCTACAATAAGGACGAGATGTCACAGAATCACGAATTG TATtccgatgatgaagatgaagacctTTTGGTGTTAGATGATTCTGCTAAAAGTACACGCAAAGTGCTGACGTGTTCAACTATAAGTATGTGGAGTAAACAAGTTAAGGAAGAGCAAAACGAGTCCGCTTTAGTTAGTCTAATAAATGCGTATCGAGCTGCATGTCATTTTGGACCAGAAGAATCAGGCCCTATAATTCAAGACAGTGAGACGTTTAGCAACATATATACATTCATGCTTTGCGAAGGTGATAATATATTTAGGGCTTTATTGAAACTTCCTTCTCCCAATTGCAAAAAAGAGACCTTGTTGGAGTTGAAGAATACCTCCAGATGGAAAAAGGTCAAACCAATGATTAAGTCGTATTTGAGGAGTACACTATTTCTTTTAAAGCAGGTCACCGACTCAGAGATTTTGTCCTTTTCCGTTAGCCACTGGAGACCGTTTATTGTATTTTTTGCTGCTTTTCCATCATTGTTAAGCAGGCTTATCCAG ATTATAGTTCCTTTGTGGGCAACGGGTGGAGGGAACCTGTCTGCTAATTCTTCCCTTGTGCTACAAGATGTTGTTTCGGTATGTGGCTCTAATTATTTTGACGTCTGCTTTAGCAAAACATACAAGGCCTATATTGCTCGATGCAGGACTATGGAAACTGTTGACCCGAAACATATCGAGTTCCTTAAGGATTCTGTTGTCAAATTATGCTCCCTTGATATGGAAAAATCTTGTACGAAGGCACTTGTCTCCATTCAACAACTTGCTAATATATTAAGGCATGCGAGGCAAAAAGAAAATAAG GAAGCAATTAGGAAGATATATAGTTGGCAGTATACTCGATGCATAGCTATCTGGGTTCAGTTCATTGCCACAAATGTAACTGAATGTGACATTCAGTCTTTGTTGTATACGATGATCCAGCTTATAAATGGAATAGCATACTTGTTTCCCGGGCCCCGCTATCTTCCCTTGAGGATACAGTGTGTTCAATGGTTAAACAAGCTTTCAAGCTCTTCTGGAGTTTTTATTCCTGTTGCTTCATTAATTTTGGACATGCTCGAATATAAAGTCAGCAAAGAGGGTGGTGGTAAATCAAAAAAATCTATTAATTTAGCATCAAATTTGAAG CTTCCTAAGTTTTGGTTGAAATCACATAACTTTGTGGATCAATGCGTTTATTCAGCCGTTGAGCTGCTTGTAGTTCACTTTATTCACTGGAGCTACCACATTACGTTTCCCGAGGTGGCAACTATTCCGCTCATTCGACTAGGGAAATTTCATGAAAAAAGTACGGTTGAAAGTTTGAAACGTGTGGTGAAGCGCTTAATGGAACAG GTGAAAAATAATGTTGAGTTTGTGCAGAAGAAAAGGGAAGATGTAGCCTTTTCACCAAAAGATCATGAATATGTTGATTTATTTTTGCAG TTTGAAAAAGGCACTTTAAATACCCCATTTACACAATACTATAAAAGTGTGATAGCGAAGGCTGCATCAATGATGTTCGCAAG CCCCCAAGAAGCAGAAAGAGTGAAGCGAAAGAAGATGCATGATGTGGGGAATGCAATCAACTTAGATAATAAGGTAATCGAGTTAGAAGAAACCCGTTCGATAGCTGCTAATGGGGATGATACCAATTCTAAGGGCAAGAAAAGAAGAGTTGTTGGAAACTAG